Within Paroedura picta isolate Pp20150507F chromosome 13, Ppicta_v3.0, whole genome shotgun sequence, the genomic segment TACTCACTTGTGCTTCCTTTGTCTGAGTTTTGTGGCTTTTAAAGGTTCCTTCATGGTCATCTTCAACAGTAGAACTGGCATTCAATGCTGCAATTCTTATCTGGAGACAAAGAGGGGGCGGGAAACAAACTGCTAAAACTCTTGAAACAAACCTGTTGGACACAGGGCCGTTTTATCCATGTAACACACACTACGGGCAGCATGCTTCCAGTGCCCCCACATGGTGCCACCCCTGCCCATGGGCTGTagccactctcctccccccttttccttctttaaggacactcagattGACATCCTTTCCACTATGGGGGGCCCCTCCACCCCAAGCCTGGCCGCTCTTACTACAACTGTACTTTGCCATGACCCCGGCAATCCTCAAACCACTCCTAGCTGGTCGTTAGCTCATCCCCGAACTCATCACTCCATCAAAAGTGGGGACACAACGAACCCACTACGATACACTTTGACACCTGTCCAAAGAGAAGCGCCGGGAGGAAATATGGCCACCATCACCACCCCACCAGCAATCGGCGGCGCTGCTTTGACTGCGTGCAAGGATTAAACTCAATCTCCCACGCCATGTCATGCAGGACGGCAGGCACTCGGAGGGGTCTCGGCAGACACGGCGGCGACCTTTCTCGGGCCTACATGCTCGGGGTGAGAGGAGAGCAGACGCGGCGCTCTCCCGCAAAGAAAGGGGCAGGAAAGATGCGCCTCCGCCTCCCTCCCGCCCGCTTTCCAGCAGGGTCCCTCACCATCTTCGAGGAGagcccgcagcagcagcagcagcagagccgaGAAAGGCTCGACTGAGGGGACGAGCAACGACCGAGAAGCCCCTCAGTCAGCCGGGCTCGGAGCGAGCGCCGCCGCCTCGTTAGCGCCGGTCTCTCCTTCAGAGCCCCGCCGCGCCGGAGGAGTCATGAGGGAGAAAGATGTACCCCGAGAACACCGCTTGTTCTCGAAGGGGCGGGCCGGTTTCACACGTGCGACACGTGTCTACTAATCGCCTGCCGAGTCAGTCAAGGTAGCCCCGGCGAGGAGGGGGATTAGGAGGGAGAAGTCTCCCGGGGGCGGGGCGCTGAGAGGAAAAGGCGGGCGGCCGGGCGGACTTCCGCGGCCGCCCAGCAAAGCGTCTCCTGATAGGGTAACAGCAGCCGACCAATAGGAAAGCAGAGGGCGGAGTAGAACGATCCACCCTTTCCCGCCAAAAATGTATCTCCGTCAACGTGCTTTGTTCTCGCGGGCAGCTGAACGTTCCTAGTGGTAGACTGACCAAGTGAAAAAGGGGTTCTTGGAGGCAGAATTTCAAGGATTTAGCAGAAGtgtcttcctgccccttcctatAAGGCATTGTCTGCACATAAAACAGAATGAGGTGGTGGGAGGGACTGTGTATCTTAAGTCTTAGGGCGGGTTGCATTTCCTAGCATAAATTATCCTGAAATTTAAACATTAGCACAGCATTCAAAGATCTGGTGTCCTTTTATTTGCAAGGAGCTTGGGTGCATTAAAATATGAATATTCCAAATCACACTGTGAACTGgttcagatagggttgccaactcaaggttggtaaattcctggaggttttgggaatGGATCCTGaggaaggaaaggttggggggggagcCCTCCACAGGGCATAATGTCCTACAATCCATTTTCCAAGGCAACCATTTCCCCAAAATGATCTCATCCCTGTCTTCTGGACATCTGTTATAATTTGATAAATTTCCAAGgtctacctggagattggcaacggGTATAGCTTTCTAGAAAGATGATCCTTGAGGTCAGATTTTTAATGGTCCTCTTCCAAAAGTGAACACTAGCCATTTGGATCATCCATATACAATCATGTAAGAATCTGTGTACATAAGACATGTTTATAGCATGCCTAGGACCCCCACTCTTTGTAGTATCACAATGTTTTGCCCTATATAGCTGAAATTTTGGCAGATAATCTCCCTAGAGAAAATGTAATTTCCAAAAAGATTTCTGCCTGCCTTGGAGAGCTGAGGATCAGACTCAACCCAGGCAGGACGGCCCTGAATCAACTTCGGAACTGTCCCCGGATGAGCCAGTTGCAGGTCCTGCATCGGTCTCCCCTGGGGAGGACTACAAACTTTACAAAAAGCAACTGTGGAAACTGTGCCAGTACTCATCTATTATATctcattttatgtccttgttctTTAATTTATATTGGTAAAAGCACTCGAGCCATAAGCGAGCATAAATCCTGAATAAAAAATGGTGTCCTTTCTGCCCCTATTGTTGAACATTGTATAACCAAAAATCATAAATGGGAAGAattgtgttatgttttttaaaaatttgaaaaatgctttaaaagaCTAGATAATAAATTATTAGAACAAGAGGAAACTCGTGCCATCTTTAAAATTGGAACATTAGAACCTAAAGGATTGAATAACTTCTTAGATTTTTCGTTGCTTTCTATAATCACTGCAATTATTTGTCTCAAGATTCTGTAGTATCCCAGCTGTTGATAATTAGAGAGAGTATTTAGCATTCTCCTCTCGCTGGTACAGGTGCTTCTGGagcaccacaagctaagttttAGCTATTGTTAGCATAACGTAAGCCTCTGTTTCGTCTTCTTTTTTCTACAAGTTTAATGCTATAGAATAACTATTAGCTTGTTATATTTTTACAATCATTGAAGAATATACTTActcctgttttcagaataatttgtatattttatttctgttttagataCTCTGTCAAGaaattccttaataagttgaagttggtccttaaatataaagtatgtattcatgaccattacttgttaatttgttaatatatACATAATTATTAATGCTGAACAACCACTcattttacctttgtattttccaagaaccattgtcccttgaaaaagctgtaaggtgaaacacatcgggacttgtgtgaaataataagaataaagaattactgaagagagaagactctatataagtccaatttggatattttattgccatattggtttcccagtggtCAAAGAATAAAGCATTCTTCATGGCACATCTAccctaaacaaaaacaaaggtagtTTTCACCAGGGTCTGCTGAAATGTCTTACAacattcttccgccaggcatttggttgaggccgaccaatttaacaacatctgctgggctcccaggtgtcccccccccaatcGGAACCCAAACTGAGCAAACAACGGGATCATGGTTAGAAAGTTATTGTTATGAGAAATTTTACAATACTTATTGCTTTCAGTTATGGAATATTGATATTATGAATTGCGCTATATTATACCTATGTTTtgtgcaaaccaccctgagcctcatgggagggcaatatagaaatatacaaaataaataaaaaaataaatatctcaTCTGGTCCTCCCAACCATAACTTCCAAGGAAATGCAGTCACATCAAACATTATACCAGCATTCAAGAAACAGACAAAAGAATAGCAGTGAACATTTAATTGGCAAGTTTTTTTGTTAACAACATAATTTACCTTTACTGGTCCCTACACATACAGCATTTCAACAGGCTGTAGCTGACAAATGTTGTCCCTATAAAATAAAGGCACCTCACATAAAACCTACACAATGGAAGGTAATACAAGGCTTGATCTGACAGGTGACCATATATAAGCAGATCTTCTTTGACAGGTAAACTGGAAACTTCAGAGAGAAAAAGCAAGTACACCCCCCTCCTCCAAGTATCCTGCAGAGCACGACAAAGGGGAATTTATGGCCTTGGCCGAGAGATGATTTGATGGACACTTCACAGAAAAGTCATGATGGTCCCATTCTTGCCAATCTGCCAGCGTTCCAGAGGATTAAATAGAATGACAATCCTTTGAGTGGAAAGAAAAAGGATGTTATTGTAGACAGCACCTTTGACTTAAAGCCTAACTACAGTACCACTGGGCCTACTGATGGAGCTGTCTTGGCTTTGCACTTGACATCCCTTGCTGTAAAGTCTTTGGGTGCCTCCCTCTGACTTGGCTATCTAGCTGCTGACACAGCCtggcttttttccctttctggatTCTGGAACTGCTTTTGTAACTTTGCTTGGGAGAGGAAAGCCGAAAATGTGCAGAAGGTATTCCAACATACACTCCTCCCCTCTGTCTATAGGAAATCCAAGAAAATAGGATCTATTCACTCTCTAGCAACACCCCGCTACATTTTTTTGTACAAAATGTACAGAATACATTTTTgacacgagcctcttgtggcgcagagtggtaaggcagctgtctgaaagctttgcccaagaggctgagagttcaatcccagcagccggctcaaggttgactcagccttccatccttccgaggtcggtaaaatgagtacccagcttgctggggggtaaacagtaatgactggggaaggcactggcaaaccaccccatattgagtctgccatgaaaacgctggagggtgtcactccaagggtcagacatggctcggtgcttgcacaggggatacctttacctttatatggacAAGACACTTAACATTCCCTTATACTTGTGGCActtaacgcacacacacacaactagatctaaataaataagtttgtCTTCTTGTTGTTTTCTAAGATCCACATTAGCAGCTGACGCTGAAGGATCATGAACACAATCATGAACATTTTTCATGTCCTGTTTTGAAAATGCATTAACCGCATTACAAATTACCATAATTGCACAAACAAACATTAAACTTTAATATTCTGCTGAAAGCAGCATGCCTTGCAAAAGTGGAAATATGCTGCTGGGTATAATGAGGCAAAACCGTACTGCAGCTTCTACTTTTCCATTACCCAAAGTGGACCACAGAAAACACACACTAGTAGGCTATCCAGATAAACGTCTGTAATGCTGCTCTTCATTAACATGCTTTCTTTCGTATTGCAGCGTTTGCAGACAAAAGCCTTCAAATTTACAATGAATATATCTTAGAAAATGTGTTGAAGATGTCCACAACATGCAAAataaattttgcaaataaatttTGCATAATGTTGATTGGGCATAACCTTGACACTCCAAAAGAGAATATATTTCACAGATGTTTTTGAATCTTGAAAATACAAAGGGTAGGGAAaagcctggagcaggggtagtcaaactgcggcaagccatatgtctgtggactacagttcccatgagcccctgccagtgaatgctggcatgggaattgtagtccatggacatctgaagggtcgcagtttgactgcccctggaggGGTGCCCTCTTCCCCCAATTCCTCTGGCTCATTCCCAGGGACCAGTGCTTACCGGTCAGTTCCAAGCTCCAGATGCTTGGTGAGGAACTCAAAGAACTTTGCACTGTGCTTCTTGTTCTGCTCTGCAGATCCCACCACTTCCAAGGAAGACACAACCAACATAGCACAAGGCTCCTGGGAGCCACCGATCATCATGGGCAGGTCACTCTTTACTGTAATGTTCACCCTCTGCCAGGTATGGGAGAAACAGCAAAAAAACAATTAGCATCCTACAGCTAGAAGGCAAAGTCACACAGGAACCAGGGAGCTGACAAGAGCCAGCAGGGAAGCTCCCTACCCAGGAAAAGGCAGGGCTCCTTCTCAGCCCAGCCAGGCCTTTCAGTTTCATGACCACCCAACCATAGTCGCTGGCAAGCAGCGACAGGGGACTAGGATTCGCCTCTGTTCCTGGACTTCAAACGAAAGCTCCCGCGAGACGAACTGCCTAACTCCTGCCCATGTGCAGAGTGATCTCAGACCTCCACAATCGGGCGCAAAGCCTCTCCATGCGGCGCATTCAGACGCTGTACGCGGCATAATTCAACAGAACAGGAAGGAGAGCggctggctggatcagaccagacgCCGGTGAGAGGCTTCCAGGCCGGGCTCTCGCCTGCAAGGCGGCGCCGTTCGTTTGGCTCCTGCCTTCGCACTCTGGAACTGGAAGCCCCTAACCCGGCCCGCCAGGGAGAGGCCTCCTGCCGGACTGGGGACCCTCACCTCCACGGGCTTGGCCAGAGTAGAGGCGACCTCCGAGCACAGTTTGGACAGCAGGTCGCTGGGCAGCCGAGAGGCCGGCAGGTTAGTCTGCAGCTCCACGAAGGGCATCGTCGCTCCTGCTACGGCTGCCACCGGCAGGCCCCAAGCGGCGCTGGCTGGCCTGGGCTTGGGCTGGGCTGAGCCACGGAGCTAAACCGGAGCTGCGGAGGAAGCGGCGCTCAGGAAGCTTTAGAGGCGGCGCTGGCAGCGCGCGCGGTCGGGGAGTCGAGGAATTTGCCCTTGGGCGAGGGCTCCTGGGACGAGGGCAGCGCCGGCAGACTCCGTCCCCAAACTCTGGGTTGCGCAAAGGGGCCGGCCACCGCTCTGCTCCCGTAAGGGCACGCTGGCCGGAAGAGGCTCCGCCGTCACGACTGGGCCGCCCGCCTCTTGTTTGCCGAATGGCCTGGTTTTATTCTGCCAACGATCGCGCAAAATCGGCCTTTCTGCACTTAACCTGCATGACGAGGGATTGGCGCCTCCGTTTATGAGGGCTCGCGCATTTACTTTTGCtcggaaaaggaaaagaaatgtatctgcaaagttttaaaaatacacatggcAAAGGCTACACGCcccaggagagcctcttgtggcgcagagtggtaaggcagcagacatgcagtctgaagctctgcccttgaggctgggagttcgatcggtgcttgcacaggggatacctttacctttacaggccCCAGGAGCTCAAAGTAAAGCCAGGCCGCAGAAAAAGACACAGAAGACGCGGGGATAGGTCTAGCGGGTCGCTGGCGACCCTGTTTATTTCAGCATCTTCAGTAGCATGGGCTTCATTTGTGCTTGCACGGGGGCATCGATGCGGATGTTCTTCAGTTCGTTGGTGTTCAGGATCCGTCCGTGCGCTTCCATGAAGAGCTCCTTCCCCACAGCACCTTCGACCCTTCTGCGCCACTCTGTGAGTTTGGGATGGCCCTCGAAAACATCCCAGCCAGCTCCCAAGGGCTAGAGAGAGAATAAGCAGGCAAGTGACAGAACCAATTGCCTGTCTGTGGACTTAACACCAGATTCCCCCTCCCTGTCCTTCATCAGGATCACTGCAAGAGTTGAGAGGCCTCAGTTTACCTGCATGAGCTCCACAACAGCCACCAAGTCAGCCAGGGAGATTTCATTCCCAACAATGAAGGCCTTATCTTGCAGGAACTTATCTTCCAGCTTCCTAACAGAAGAGGTCAGATCTTCAATTGCATCTTGCAGTTTTTCCGGGGGTATTTGCTGACCTAAGAAGAGAGGGATCACCacctaccccccaaaaaagcacagGCGTTATTAAAACCTGGAGATGAAGCCAGGCCGAGATCTCCACCtagaaacaaacaaattaaacaaCAATCCAGTGGTGCCTAGCATTTATTTTAGCTTAAACGTCAGCAGGTTCCTAAAAGCAGAGAACGGAAGGGCACCATTACAGCTAAACCAGTTCACACATCCAGGGATCTCTTCCACCAATCGGTGCATTTGACAGCATGTGGGTAAATATACTATTTGACATGTCTGAGATTTGTCCAAAACCAGATCAGGCATTCCACTAGAAACTGAACAGGTATGTAGATTGTTCTTCAGTGCAGTATACTTtcagtgcagaatactttctgtgtaTTCAAAATAAAACACTAAAGAATTCAGGGGAATTTCTGCCTGTCACCCTGTTGTTAAAAGGTGCAAAATACCTGTCAGGGAATTCCAGGGAGATAGGAGACAGAAGCTGATGAAGTTCCATTGTAGCAGCTACTGAAAGGCTCAGACAGCCAGTGCTGAGCCTGCGGTTGCCATCCCGGTTCCTAACACAGGTTTTTATAGCTAGCCCTATGATGTCAGAAAGTTCACCAGGCAACGTTGGCTCTTCCTGTTGCAGCTGCATCTTGCAACAAAGGCTCCTGAACCATCGAGGAAGGAATTCCAGGCAGAGCGAAAAGCTGTGAAAAAGCAACTTTCCTCTCTGTGTTGAGGGTCTTGGGAGCCTTACCTTAAGCCATAAGATTTTGGAAGCAGTTGGTCGGATGGTGCTGTGTTGCCAGGCCAAATATTCATCCACACGACCCCGCTTCTTCATGTCAGGGGGGTACCAGTGACTGGGTGTATTGTACTTGCGAGTCAAGTATAGAAGGATGGCTGTGCTGTTGGATCAAAAAGTAGTGTGTGAGGGCGAAGTCAGACAGCCCTGCCAGCTTTTGACTTTCTTTAATGCTTTGAAAGGAGCCAGGCAGCACTGGGAGGTATTATACTCGAATAGCCAACAATCTTGACCATCAGGAATTAGCCAGTGGAGCTTCTCATTCCATGGATATAGGTCAATTTGGTAAAACCTACATGTGGAGCGGCTGTTAAAGGCATACTTACAGTGCTCAGTtgaaaagatagattcaagtgggtctgaagtagcacaataaaatctgagtccaatggcacctttaagaccaattcaaggcgtgagcttttgtgtgcatggacaccaaagcccatgccttgaataaatctttgttggtcttaaagctgccattgggctcaaatccAGTTGAAAAGATGGCAGCTATAGATTGCGTATGTgatatgtgccatcaagttgttgcTGATTTACAGCAGTCCTGGGTTACATCTCTAAACAAATTAATTCCATCAGGACTATATTCTGGCTACGACAGATTCCCTGTTGCCTTCCCACCCTGGACAGTGAAaaagtccccacccccacccccacccccgtgcaCAATCTGTATGTTTGCAAGATAGTTAAagcatcaatttaaaaaaaagactttgctTTCTACTTCCAGTTTGTAAAAGGAGAGAGTGCCTCCCTTCTTGCTCAGAGAATCTGGCACTAGGATTGTAAAGCACTTTGTTCATTCACATTTTGCAATAATTATGGAATAGGGAGAGCCAGAGGGCCTTTGTGTTGCTCTTCTTACCTCTCCTCTAAAGTATAATCGCCATCTTTCAGAACTGGCACTTTCCTGAGGATATTCACCTTGTTAATTTCTTCACTGAACTGCTGCCCTAAACATTGGCAAAAGAGAGCAGGGAAGGCCATTATAAATCTTAGGATATATGCCACCTCAGACGCTAGTCATGACCCTTGAAGGCTATTGTGCTTTCAGGAGATACATGCAGAGAACATAAGAGGGCAAGATCCAATAGCAGCCAgtcaaatatataagggagctcCCAAATCAGGTATAAAAGCAATAGCCTCTTTTCTCTCTTCAGCATCAAACTTTCTGCACCTCTGTCATCGCTCTTTCAGGTTGTACTATGTGAGAAAGTTTCTTCTAGGAAGGACTGGACTGGACTACCTGTAGCTGTGGAAACATGGTGTCAAAGGGAGGGAGTGAATGGCATGCTCCCCTCTCTTAGTTCTCTGTGGGTTTAAGTAAATAAAACTTCCTCTCTGCTAGCAGCTTTTCCACAAAGCTTGGAGCAGTCCATCATTATAACAATAGGAAGTACTTTATCTgtcatatttttatcccaccctttttattcaaggagctcagggcagcaatCATGGCATTCCTCCTCTTGCATGTTAtgctcaccacaaccctgtgaggtaggtttaactgagagaga encodes:
- the LOC143822343 gene encoding D-dopachrome decarboxylase-like → MPFVELQTNLPASRLPSDLLSKLCSEVASTLAKPVERVNITVKSDLPMMIGGSQEPCAMLVVSSLEVVGSAEQNKKHSAKFFEFLTKHLELGTDRIVILFNPLERWQIGKNGTIMTFL
- the LOC143822342 gene encoding glutathione S-transferase theta-1-like → MVLELYLDLLSQPCRAVYIFAKKNNIPFIVKNLELLKGQQFSEEINKVNILRKVPVLKDGDYTLEESTAILLYLTRKYNTPSHWYPPDMKKRGRVDEYLAWQHSTIRPTASKILWLKVVIPLFLGQQIPPEKLQDAIEDLTSSVRKLEDKFLQDKAFIVGNEISLADLVAVVELMQPLGAGWDVFEGHPKLTEWRRRVEGAVGKELFMEAHGRILNTNELKNIRIDAPVQAQMKPMLLKMLK